Proteins encoded by one window of Cupriavidus sp. EM10:
- a CDS encoding AzlC family ABC transporter permease, protein MLLGVVPFGLIYGVLAVNAGMPAWLACAMSAIVFGGASQMILTQLWSAGTPALVIAFTVAMVNLRHALYSATIAPSLAPLPRRWKALVAYLLTDEAFAAMTRRLGDSGPRARYRHWFYFGAGFALWASWQLSTLAGVLVGAQVPRDWPLDFFLPLTFIAIIVPNLKHRAQVAAALVATALAVACYAMPHKLGIMVAALGGIAAGMLLLGRNRSGGQRAAASPDSKEHVA, encoded by the coding sequence ATGCTGCTGGGCGTGGTGCCGTTCGGGCTGATCTACGGCGTGCTGGCGGTCAATGCCGGCATGCCGGCCTGGCTGGCCTGCGCGATGAGCGCGATCGTGTTCGGCGGCGCGTCGCAGATGATCCTGACCCAGCTCTGGTCCGCCGGCACGCCCGCCCTGGTCATTGCGTTCACGGTGGCCATGGTCAACCTGCGCCATGCGCTGTATTCCGCCACCATCGCGCCCTCGCTGGCACCGCTGCCGCGCCGCTGGAAGGCGCTGGTGGCTTACCTGCTGACCGACGAGGCCTTTGCCGCGATGACCCGGCGCCTGGGCGACAGCGGTCCGCGCGCCCGCTACCGGCACTGGTTCTATTTCGGCGCCGGCTTTGCGCTGTGGGCCAGCTGGCAGCTTTCCACGCTGGCCGGCGTGCTGGTGGGCGCCCAGGTGCCGCGCGACTGGCCGCTCGATTTCTTCCTGCCGCTGACCTTCATCGCGATCATCGTGCCGAACCTGAAGCACCGCGCCCAGGTGGCCGCCGCGCTGGTGGCCACCGCCCTGGCCGTGGCCTGCTACGCGATGCCGCACAAGCTCGGCATCATGGTGGCGGCGCTGGGCGGCATCGCCGCGGGCATGCTGCTGCTCGGGCGCAATCGCTCGGGCGGGCAGCGTGCCGCCGCGTCGCCCGACAGCAAGGAGCACGTGGCATGA
- a CDS encoding aminoglycoside phosphotransferase family protein: protein MAALIDDPGHDPRIEQLKSWVAGLGTAWSIDPASCAPASADASFRRYFRVRTGHPGHPTAIVMDAPPAHEDCRPFIHVAKLFGDAGVTVPTVLAQDLAQGFLLLADLGSQTYLSRLDAASARTLYGDAATALVKIQLATRPGELPAYDRPLLQRELDLFPQWYIAKHLGVTLDDRQQADLREVFDTILANNLAQPQVYVHRDYHSRNLMVLPEGAAVGANPGILDFQDAVIGPITYDAVSLWRDAYIEWEEEQQLDWLIRYWEQARKAGLPVAVDFCNFYRDFEWMGLQRHLKVLGIFARLYHRDGKDGYLANLPLVLKYTRNVAGRYSEMRKLVRLLDALEGTERPTGLTF from the coding sequence ATGGCAGCACTTATTGACGACCCGGGCCACGACCCGCGTATCGAACAACTGAAATCGTGGGTGGCCGGACTCGGTACGGCATGGTCGATCGACCCCGCTTCGTGCGCGCCGGCATCGGCCGACGCGAGCTTCCGCCGCTACTTCCGCGTGCGGACCGGACACCCCGGGCATCCCACCGCCATCGTGATGGACGCGCCGCCGGCCCACGAGGACTGCCGGCCGTTCATCCACGTGGCCAAGCTGTTCGGCGATGCCGGCGTGACGGTGCCGACGGTGCTGGCGCAGGACCTGGCGCAGGGTTTCCTGCTGCTGGCCGACCTGGGCAGCCAGACCTACCTGTCGCGCCTCGACGCCGCCTCGGCCCGCACGCTGTATGGCGACGCCGCCACCGCGCTGGTGAAGATCCAGCTGGCAACGCGCCCCGGCGAACTGCCGGCGTACGACCGCCCGCTTCTGCAGCGCGAACTGGACCTGTTCCCGCAGTGGTACATCGCAAAGCATCTGGGCGTCACGCTGGACGATCGCCAGCAGGCCGACCTGCGCGAGGTGTTCGATACCATCCTGGCCAACAACCTGGCCCAGCCGCAGGTCTACGTGCACCGCGACTACCATTCGCGCAACCTGATGGTGCTGCCCGAAGGCGCGGCCGTGGGCGCCAATCCGGGCATCCTGGACTTCCAGGACGCCGTGATCGGCCCGATCACCTACGACGCCGTGTCGCTGTGGCGCGACGCCTATATCGAATGGGAAGAGGAGCAGCAGCTCGACTGGCTGATCCGCTACTGGGAACAGGCGCGCAAGGCAGGCCTGCCGGTGGCTGTCGATTTTTGCAATTTCTACCGCGATTTCGAGTGGATGGGCCTCCAGCGTCACCTGAAGGTATTGGGCATCTTCGCGCGCCTCTACCATCGTGACGGCAAGGACGGCTACCTGGCCAACCTGCCGCTGGTGCTGAAGTACACGCGCAACGTGGCGGGCCGCTATTCGGAAATGCGCAAGCTCGTACGGCTGCTCGACGCCCTGGAAGGCACCGAGCGCCCCACCGGCCTGACGTTCTGA